From Topomyia yanbarensis strain Yona2022 chromosome 1, ASM3024719v1, whole genome shotgun sequence, one genomic window encodes:
- the LOC131685513 gene encoding 26S proteasome non-ATPase regulatory subunit 9 gives MVVPSNTSRDIVLELIKQKESIEGKINDQGRILQANQVGMKDPLVDGNGYPRNDIDVYQVRQARHQIICLQNDLKAIMKQIEQGLHTVHAETAAQQRENLGSTKLLDMEVDGEGIPAIRRTGPVKPIAKVNVVSDGSPAQEAGIALRDELIEFGTVNAANFRDLSQIGVLVRSCENKSIPVKIRRDGKIIDITLTPKAWNGRGLLGCNIVPMETTER, from the exons ATGGTAGTTCCATCCAACACATCCCGCGACATTGTTTTGGAGCTGATCAAACAAAAGGAATCCATTGAAGGGAAAATAAATGATCAAGGCAGAATTCTGCAAGCG AATCAGGTGGGCATGAAGGACCCGCTGGTTGACGGCAATGGCTATCCGCGTAATGATATCGATGTATATCAAGTGCGACAGGCTCGACATCAGATTATCTGCCTGCAAAACGATCTCAAAGCCATTATGAAACAAATTGAGCAAGGTCTGCATACGGTACATGCTGAAACGGCAGCTCAGCAACGGGAAAACCTGGGTTCTACAAAATTGCTGGACATGGAGGTGGATGGGGAAGGTATCCCAGCGATTCGGAGGACGGGTCCTGTGAAACCTATCGCTAAAGTTAATGTGGTCAGCGATGGCTCTCCTGCGCAAGAAGCT GGGATTGCCTTACGTGACGAACTAATCGAGTTTGGTACAGTCAACGCTGCTAACTTTCGGGACCTATCCCAGATTGGTGTTCTGGTTCGAAGCTGTGAGAATAAATCCATTCCTGTGAAGATTCGCCGCGATGGAAAGATAATAGACATAACTCTTACGCCGAAAGCTTGGAACGGACGAGGGTTGCTCGGGTGCAACATTGTTCCAATGGAAACAACAGAACGCTAG
- the LOC131685506 gene encoding pre-mRNA-processing factor 39 gives MASVSDEDVTVPEETGRRSTRSRQSKTSQPTVATTPRATRRNKKTEATVAETEEDVPEKTIAEEVQHDSDEPDTKQVMEQLQELIVPVLEVQNKLGEEASSTNLFEEFQVETGTQQQEEKYSDKEDSITAQPPPEESVFIADLAAEENANSLPSVVDENSQIESAMIAIENATDMVTVEQPLNGENQADITGSSDHALAENLANGFNEEDSKNTDLDAEMVSEDELPRPVQPQVQDAEEVSDDELPGPRLAELPEDAEIVSEDELPHSSEKLVPQLPTDTDNVSDEELPAAKKAELPADTDNVSDDELPAAKKAELPADTDNVSDEELPVATKAELPADTDNVSDEELPDKTLPVTEEVAEEIETKEVADGPTAPENPKNADKKEPSKRKLEKDDEPSEKVVEAPEKKTKVDPPAEPEKKKLPDLDKYWKAVNDDSTDFTAWTYLLQYVDQESDIEAAREAYDAFLAHYPYCYGYWRKYADYEKRKGSKRKCEEVFERGLKAIPLSVDLWIHYLVHVKTNQADDEAVIRSQFERALASCGLEFRSDKLWEAYIKWENEGKRMDKVIALHDRLLATPTQGYANHFDNFKDVVNNHPVHTLVSKEEFLGLRAHVRESARKRKEEKEKKRSSSNDKDKERKSDKEKEKHDDHKSSKSKDKSDKRAKSQESEAKEQKEEKEKDQEVKEKGEPMETDETKPIGGEETKEDEKENKEPVEEEKPDEKMETEPEEEKEADDHVNSPEEAEAIKDKIISRRKKIHKATVAAVTARWTYEEGIKRPYFHVKPLERCQLKNWKEYLDFEIEQGDEKRILVLFERCLIACALYDDFWLKLIRYLDSRSDEPDIIPRIRDAYERACTIHHPDKPSLHLLWSAFEEAQGNNNKAADILANLEKVCPNLMQVAYRRINLERRRGDYDKCVQLYQTYLAQAKNRTIAGNVVIKYARFLNKIKKDLNQAHEVLKSYLEKDTSNTRVALQLIDLSLQRETVDENEILEIMDQFMGRDGVEPDQKVLFAQRKVEFLEDFGSTAKGLQEAQKALQSIMAKANEAKKKREQSPPKKSAKEIAASAAVGTSGTAASYAAGSYSYASATPAYYGTTAAQSSQYQYGDSSSYGYSTWNQQYSQAGYGGYSQWSGYGSYY, from the exons ATGGCTAGCGTGAGTGACGAGGACGTCACCGTACCGGAAGAAACAG GTCGTCGATCAACTCGCTCTAGACAAAGCAAAACTTCACAGCCAACTGTGGCAACTACTCCCAGAGCGACTCGCAGGAACAAGAAAACGGAAGCAACAGTAGCGGAGACTGAAGAGGATGTACCGGAAAAGACTATTGCTGAAGAG GTTCAGCATGATTCAGACGAACCCGATACGAAACAAGTTATGGAACAACTGCAGGAATTGATCGTTCCGGTTTTAGAAGTACAAAACAAACTAGGCGAAGAAGCGAGCTCTACCAATCTGTTCGAAGAGTTTCAGGTGGAAACAGGTACACAACAGCAGGAGGAAAAATATTCCGACAAGGAAGATTCGATCACTGCCCAACCGCCACCAGAGGAAAGCGTCTTCATTGCGGATTTAGCTGCCGAGGAAAACGCCAACAGTCTGCCGTCAGTAGTTGATGAGAACTCGCAAATAGAATCAGCaatgattgcaattgagaatGCGACTGACATGGTAACGGTAGAGCAACCGCTAAATGGTGAAAATCAGGCCGATATTACCGGTAGTAGCGATCATGCCCTGGCGGAAAATCTTGCAAATGGTTTCAATGAGGAAGATTCGAAAAACACGGATCTTGATGCCGAAATGGTATCGGAGGATGAACTGCCACGACCGGTTCAACCACAGGTTCAAGATGCGGAAGAGGTTTCCGATGATGAACTACCCGGACCACGGCTAGCCGAGCTACCGGAAGATGCCGAGATCGTGTCTGAGGACGAACTACCGCACTCGTCGGAGAAGCTTGTTCCGCAGTTACCAACAGACACAGACAATGTTTCCGACGAGGAGCTACCGGCAGCAAAGAAGGCTGAACTGCCGGCCGATACGGACAATGTGTCGGACGATGAACTTCCGGCAGCCAAAAAGGCGGAACTGCCAGCCGATACGGATAATGTTTCGGACGAGGAGTTGCCAGTGGCGACAAAGGCCGAATTACCGGCGGACACTGACAACGTGTCGGACGAGGAGCTACCTGATAAGACGTTGCCGGTAACGGAGGAGGTAGCCGAGGAAATTGAAACAAAGGAAGTTGCAGATGGGCCAACTGCGCCGGAGAATCCGAAGAACGCAGACAAGAAGGAACCGTCTAAAAGAAAACTGGAAAAGGATGATGAACCATCGGAGAAGGTTGTCGAAGCCCCGGAAAAGAAAACCAAGGTGGACCCTCCTGCAG AACCTGAGAAAAAGAAACTACCCGATTTAGACAAATACTGGAAAGCAGTCAACGACGATTCAACAGATTTTACAGCATGGACTTATCTTCTTCAATATGTAGATCAAGAG AGCGATATTGAGGCCGCCCGTGAGGCATACGATGCCTTTCTGGCTCACTATCCGTATTGCTACGGTTACTGGCGCAAGTACGCCGACTACGAGAAACGCAAGGGCAGTAAGCGGAAGTGCGAAGAG GTATTCGAACGTGGCTTGAAGGCGATCCCACTGTCGGTCGATCTGTGGATCCACTATCTGGTCCACGTGAAGACGAATCAAGCCGACGACGAAGCGGTGATCCGGTCGCAGTTTGAACGTGCCCTGGCTTCCTGCGGGCTGGAGTTCCGTTCGGATAAACTCTGGGAGGCGTACATCAAATGGGAGAACGAGGGCAAACGGATGGACAAGGTGATCGCGTTGCACGATCGGCTGCTGGCGACGCCTACCCAGGGATACGCGAATCACTTTGACAA CTTTAAAGACGTAGTCAACAATCATCCAGTTCATACACTGGTCAGTAAGGAGGAATTTCTGGGGCTTCGTGCGCACGTTCGAGAATCCGCACGAAAGCGCAAGGAAGAAAAGGAGAAGAAACGCTCCAGCTCAAATGACAAAGACAAGGAACGTAAGTCGGATAAGGAGAAGGAAAAACACGATGATCACAAGTCGTCTAAATCGAAGGATAAATCAGACAAGCGTGCTAAAAGTCAGGAGTCAGAAGCGAAGGAGCAGAAAGAGGAAAAAGAAAAAGACCAGGAGGTAAAAGAAAAAGGAGAACCGATGGAAACGGACGAGACTAAGCCGATAGGTGGTGAAGAAACAAAAGAGGACGAGAAAGAGAATAAAGAACCGGTGGAAGAAGAAAAACCGGATGAAAAAATGGAGACTGAGCCAGAGGAGGAAAAGGAAGCAGATGATCACGTCAACAGTCCGGAGGAAGCTGAAGCTATCAAAGACAAAATTATTTCCCGAAGAAAGAAAATCCACAAAGCTACGGTCGCTGCAGTGACCGCCCGGTGGACCTACGAAGAAGGTATCAAACGGCCATATTTCCATGTTAAACCATTGGAACGCTGCCAGTTGAAAAATTGGAAGGAATATCTCGATTTTGAAATCGAACAAGGCGATGAGAAGCGTATTCTTGTACTGTTTGAACGGTGTCTGATTGCTTGCGCACTGTACGACGATTTCTGGCTCAAACTGATTCGTTACCTGGACAGCAGGTCGGACGAACCGGACATTATTCCACGGATCCGAGACGCCTATGAACGTGCCTGCACGATTCACCATCCGGACAAACCTAGTCTGCACCTGTTGTGGTCAGCATTTGAGGAAGCTCAGGGCAACAACAACAAAGCCGCCGACATACTTGCAAATCTGGAGAAGGTTTGTCCGAACCTGATGCAAGTTGCCTATCGGCGAATAAATTTGGAGCGCCGCCGTGGAGACTACGACAAGTGCGTTCAATTGTATCAAACGTATCTGGCGCAAGCCAAGAACAGAACAATAGCCGGTAATGTGGTCATCAAATACGCCCGATTCCTCAACAAGATTAAGAAGGATCTCAACCAAGCGCATGAGGTGCTCAAGAGTTATCTCGAGAAAGACACATCGAACACGCGAGTTGCTCTGCAGTTGATTGATTTGTCACTGCAGCGGGAAACAGTGGACGAAAATGAGATACTCGAGATCATGGATCAGTTTATGGGACGGGATGGCGTGGAACCGGATCAGAAAGTGCTGTTTGCACAGAGGAAGGTCGAATTCTTGGAAGATTTCGGAAGTACCGCCAAGGGACTGCAGGAGGCACAAAAGGCACTGCAGTCGATAATGGCCAAGGCGAATGAAGCGAAAAAGAAGAG GGAACAATCACCGCCCAAAAAATCGGCAAAGGAAATTGCGGCCAGTGCCGCAGTTGGTACTAGCGGAACTGCTGCTAGCTATGCAGCCGGAAGCTACAGTTATGCTAGCGCAACTCCGGCTTACTATGGGACCACGGCAGCCCAATCCAGCCAGTATCAATACGGGGACAGTTCGTCGTACGGTTACAGCACCTGGAATCAACAATATTCCCAAGCTGGCTACGGAGGGTACAGTCAGTGGAGCGGTTATGGAAGTTATTATTAA
- the LOC131685521 gene encoding transcription factor grauzone-like, protein MTTVRPCLTCFRKTDNYMRITDETNADDVERIVTTHFWFSENECFDSVLCTSCWEKIDEFHKFYSEVKRAHLELGDTIEVQIKVEPLEQPLGAVKREGVQDEKKEDQVMEIVELETSEAKEPETSPEVKDELKSEEPLTQPEAVPVKKSRRGRKRKINLSESEPESESKPESIAEQVKEASSSEDSDWEPPQIDDSADERPKKKQRRSRIMKQPKRKYAPRKPRKPEEERSQNAKTKNDVAKEDEFIRKYCPIFCDKCDFNSDTFGELKTHTTMVHNSNPMVVCCEHKFYKRSFLYQHAQYHENPDKFKCEPCSKTFLSGLALKLHMDYTHVADEEKIYKCEICQASFAKHYHLTSHRMKHTSIAEKRFYCEPCDIAFRTNQSYRTHQHSKHGAAAKYVCDICARGFRQKSDLITHQLSHSAEGLEQLKIQCEHCHKWMKNKKSIWTHRRICQSAGPVACDICGKMAPNPEQLKSHKKFMHQDQRVHQCGYCEKAFKRPIDLKEHETIHTGEVLYTCNFCPKTFNSNSNLYSHRRKMHPIEYAEWKLALQLKKRPAPVPPASSSAVTSIPPELQPFIPVLMPTDGTNYV, encoded by the exons ATGACCACAGTGAGACCGTGCCTAACCTGCTTCCGAAAAACGGACAACTATATGCGCATAACAGACGAAACGAATGCGGACGATGTAGAACGGATCGTGACCACCCACTTTTGGTTCTCG GAAAACGAGTGTTTCGACAGTGTCCTCTGCACCAGCTGCTGGGAAAAGATCGATGAATTCCACAAATTTTACAGTGAGGTCAAGCGCGCTCACCTAGAGCTGGGAGATACGATTGAAGTACAGATCAAAGTGGAGCCGTTAGAACAACCGCTTGGTGCTGTAAAGCGAGAGGGCGTGCAGGATGAGAAAAAGGAAGACCAGGTGATGGAAATAGTTGAGTTGGAAACATCGGAAGCGAAGGAACCCGAAACTTCTCCGGAGGTCAAAGATGAACTGAAATCAGAGGAACCGCTGACACAACCTGAGGCCGTGCCCGTGAAGAAGAGTAGGCGTGGTcggaaaagaaaaataaatttatctgAGTCGGAACCGGAATCCGAATCTAAACCGGAGTCGATAGCTGAACAAGTGAAGGAGGCTTCGTCTTCAGAAGATTCCGACTGGGAACCGCCTCAAATAGACGATTCAGCAGATGAACGACCGAAAAAGAAACAGAGACGGTCGAGAATCATGAAACAGCCCAAGAGGAAGTATGCTCCTAGGAAACCCCGTAAACCGGAAGAAGAACGGTCACAGAATGCTAAAACAAAGAATGACGTCGCAAAAGAGGACGAATTTATTCGCAAATACTGCCCGATATTCTGCGATAAATGTGACTTCAACTCGGATACTTTTGGGGAATTGAAGACACACACGACGATGGTCCACAACAGTAATCCGATGGTGGTTTGTTGCGAGCACAAGTTCTACAAGCGATCGTTCCTCTACCAGCATGCTCAATACCACGAAAATCCGGACAAGTTCAAGTGTGAGCCCTGCAGTAAAACATTCCTCAGCGGATTGGCACTGAAACTGCACATGGACTATACGCATGTAGCGGACGAGGAGAAAATTTACAAGTGCGAAATCTGCCAGGCAAGTTTCGCCAAACACTATCATCTGACGTCGCACCGGATGAAGCACACGTCGATTGCCGAGAAACGGTTCTACTGCGAACCGTGCGACATTGCCTTCCGAACGAACCAATCCTATCGCACGCATCAACACTCAAAGCATGGAGCCGCGGCGAAGTATGTTTGCGATATATGCGCCAGAGGATTCCGTCAAAAGTCCGATCTGATTACACATCAGTTATCGCACAGTGCCGAAGGTTTGGAACAGCTTAAGATTCAGTGCGAACACTGCCACAAATGGATGAAGAACAAAAAGTCGATTTGGACACATCGGAGGATCTGTCAGAGCGCTGGTCCGGTCGCTTGTGACATTTGTGGCAAAATGGCACCGAACCCGGAACAGCTCAAGAGTCACAAGAAGTTTATGCATCAAGATCAACGTGTTCATCAGTGTGGCTACTGCGAAAAGGCGTTTAAACGTCCGATCGATCTGAAG GAACACGAAACTATTCACACCGGAGAGGTTCTGTACACGTGCAACTTCTGCCCGAAAACGTTCAATTCCAACTCGAACCTGTACTCGCATCGGCGGAAAATGCATCCGATTGAGTACGCCGAATGGAAGTTGGCCCTGCAGTTAAAGAAACGACCTGCTCCGGTACCACCTGCGAGCAGTTCTGCCGTTACCTCTATACCGCCGGAGCTACAGCCGTTCATACCGGTTCTAATGCCGACCGATGGAACGAACTACGTTTGA
- the LOC131685528 gene encoding transcription factor grauzone-like, which produces MESRSSEAGESCLTCTRKPLNFYPIVAVSEDQKPNISEVLCRHFWFQEDEFRNDIICKVCWEKVSEFHEFYLEVEKLHCNRRGPVPLPVFVKKEEEEEQDNDQAKEKNLDDSLPESDIKAEPLVEIRVDEPTNSNTDFSELDDDSEYEPQVKEEPRRTKRKYTRRAPDERKVKQEKKSKYPYLHKTPEEREAEDRFIRQHTRYTCEECNVEFEQFHLFQRHCLDTHGKEGFITCCGIRHRKRSVLFQHVQHALNPEAFKCEICGKTYKNRFGYNRHKKDGHAPEEERVYKCHRCPKSFVKAGALKRHLDDHDTLDNGTAKCETCGKCFSNVNILKNHVKYRHVKQMEYICDVCSKGFYMRSAFLTHRKTHEVTAEELRKQCTICSKWCKNHDYWRVHVRRHKNEGELSCDVCGHVSPNLMALKGHKARMHSGPRVFPCTLCGKEYARAITLKEHVAAAHTGDVLYRCPHCDKTFNSSANMHSHRKKMHPKEWLEQRLSKYGNRDGMIPDVTIPSGSEEFPMQ; this is translated from the exons ATGGAAAGTCGTTCAAGTGAAGCCGGGGAAAGCTGTTTGACCTGCACAAGAAAACCGCTAAACTTCTACCCCATAGTCGCCGTCAGTGAGGACCAGAAACCGAATATTAGTGAAGTTCTCTGTCGGCATTTTTGGTTTCAA GAGGATGAATTCCGGAACGACATTATCTGTAAGGTGTGCTGGGAAAAGGTGTCCGAATTTCACGAGTTTTATCTGGAGGTGGAGAAACTACATTGCAATCGGAGGGGCCCCGTTCCGCTGCCAGTTTTTGTAAAAAAGGAGGAAGAGGAGGAGCAGGACAATGATCAGGCAAAAGAAAAAAACCTTGATGATAGTTTGCCAGAGTCAGATATCAAAGCGGAACCGTTGGTTGAAATTCGCGTTGATGAACCGACCAATTCGAACACGGACTTTTCTGAGCTAGACGACGATTCCGAGTACGAGCCCCAGGTCAAAGAAGAACCAAGGCGTACCAAACGCAAGTATACACGTAGAGCTCCAGATGAGCGGAAAGTTAAGCAAGAAAAGAAATCCAAGTATCCATACTTGCATAAAACACCGGAGGAACGTGAAGCCGAGGATAGATTTATAAGACAGCATACGCGTTACACGTGCGAAGAGTGCAATGTAGAGTTCGAACAGTTTCACCTGTTTCAACGGCACTGCTTGGATACGCATGGTAAAGAAGGCTTCATCACATGCTGCGGTATCCGACACCGGAAACGCTCGGTTCTATTCCAGCATGTTCAACATGCTTTGAATCCGGAGGCGTTCAAATGTGAAATCTGTGGTAAGACGTACAAGAATCGTTTTGGGTACAATCGACACAAGAAGGATGGTCATGCCCCGGAGGAAGAACGGGTGTACAAGTGCCATCGTTGTCCGAAATCGTTCGTCAAAGCTGGTGCCCTGAAACGACACCTGGATGATCACGATACGCTTGATAATGGTACGGCCAAGTGCGAAACTTGCGGCAAATGCTTCAGCAATGTTAACATACTAAAAAATCACGTGAAGTATCGACATGTTAAACAGATGGAGTACATCTGTGATGTTTGTTCGAAAGGTTTCTACATGCGGTCTGCCTTCCTAACGCATCGGAAAACCCACGAAGTCACAGCGGAAGAACTGCGCAAACAGTGCACGATTTGTTCGAAATGGTGCAAGAATCACGACTATTGGCGAGTTCACGTGCGTAGGCATAAAAATGAAGGCGAACTGAGCTGCGACGTGTGCGGTCACGTGTCGCCCAATCTGATGGCGCTGAAGGGACATAAGGCGAGGATGCATTCGGGACCAAGGGTCTTCCCCTGCACGCTGTGTGGAAAGGAGTATGCACGAGCGATTACATTGAAGGAGCACGTGGCTGCCGCCCATACGGGCGATGTACTCTACCGGTGTCCGCACTGCGATAAAACGTTCAATTCTAGCGCCAATATGCATTCCCATCGGAAGAAAATGCACCCAAAGGAGTGGCTCGAGCAGAGGTTATCAAAGTATGGAAACAGAGACGGGATGATTCCTGACGTGACCATTCCTAGTGGCAGTGAAGAGTTCCCAATGCAATGA